The stretch of DNA TACAGTATCAagataattttctaaaaatactatATCATAATATCTTAATCGTCTGTGTTTAGGGTACGCGTGTCTAAGTATAGACGGCGCGGGGGTGCGTCGCGTACGCACGGCGGTTACGGCGGGGGATGCACCCACTGCGCCGCTGTGCGCGGGCGAGTGTGCGCGAGTTAACACCGGCGCCGCATTACCCGCGGGAGCCGACTGTGTTGTGCAGGTACTATTCTAATTACTACAGGTACTCATTTTAAGAACGCAACACGTATCCAAATATGGTACCTGATGGCGGAAAACACATTCCATCTGATCTTTATGATCCCTAGCACCCACTTccaccgttttttttttagttgggaaaatcatccaaatccaatgacttctcccgccttgtctGGCCAGAGAAAGGTttagacttactgactaaaaaccataccCTTTCtgctcctgtttttcgagccggaactcaGTATTTCGCAGCTGTGTATTGACTCCGAGAAAAAGTAGGTAATGGATAAACTAGTGTTATGTTCCCACTAATCTTAATCTATTTGTTGTCATTGTTTATGCTAATGATTATGATAAATGTAGCGCATTGTTGTTAAGGTCGCTCGTGTAGATTTACACAATTAACATCACAGGGAGTAGGTAATGCTCGTGACAATATCTAGATTATACACTAATCTAAATAATGGTTAAGTTCCACATTTGCATATTTAATTTGGGAACAATGTTATTGAGTAAATTCctgtaggtacataggtaatataagggtcggttcatatctgacgtaaataaaatacgtcgagcgtatcatctgttgcactaacgtatcatcggttgagtgtgaacggtcaagtatttttctatacatacttacatttgtctgttctggcgttacgcgatcGATCATACGCGACGCAtattccgtcagatatgaaccgaccctaataCTTCAATGATGTTTTAATTCCTAAGTTCATGCTAATAGACGTCTCAATTTGTTTTGGCGCCTGCCATCGTATATCTCGCCAAGTGTAAGTGACCAGGCTGAGAACGCAGACATACATGaacgtcaaaataattttatctagagtTATATATAATGCTATTACTAATACTTATATCTTGTACCTACCAGGTGGAGGACACTAAACTAGTGTCAGCATCTGAAGACGGACAGACAGAGCTGGAGGTAGAGATCCTGAAGGCGCCGGAGCCGCAGCAAGATGTGAGGAATGTCGGCTTCGACATCCCCATGGGAACTGTACTCGTTGACAAAGGTTTGTTTGAACCTCGCTCTACCCTACCTAAGTTAAAAGTATTTGttgaaaaataacattatcgGTAACTCACTATCGATTTAAATGAATGATGGTTTGTTTTTGCTACAAATTTTGAATAAACAGCTGAATTGATTTTAATGAATGTTGATTGCAGGTCAAATACTGGATTCAGCTAAAATAGGAATACTGGCTGGCGCTGGTTATCAAAATGTCACCGTGCGAGTGCCTCCTAAGGTAGGTCCTAAAGTCAGGAATATATAGAACCTACAGATGCCATACTCTTTCATTTTGTTTCTCtatcgcccgaatactgaaaggctactcaattttaagttgtacttaaatatcgtgctatctctgtcatattataaagaattgatagggacagaactagttttgagagcgacTTATAATTGAGTAGgtaacgtttgagtattcggattCGGACATATGTctcttaaaaatctattctgcatgtttttattgtatttatcacGTTTACAACTTACGAACCATTTTATAGGTGGCGTTACTATCGACCGGTAATGAGCTGCAAGAGCCATCGGAAGTGAAACTCAAGCCAGCGCATATTCGTGACTCCAATAGAACTATGCTCAGAGTATTGCTGAAGTAAGTATTCCTAATGTAACAGTCTAATTATTAGCTAtcctattttaaattaattttgtcacaactattgattatttttgttagttttatcaAGTAAATTGGGAGTAGGAATGTTTTATTTAGCATATGCACATAAGAAAACACATATCTGTTTGATGTCTGCACATGTTTTGTATGTGATAGTGGAGTCTAATATACCTCTTACTAGTTTTCTATCATTCTGTACTTATCTCGTAGTAAACAATAACAACTTGTATGCAACTCGCTCAGTGCCAAGTATTCGCCATGACGACAAGTAAATAGGAGAGCGGTATAAGTGCGATAATGTTCTATTTTCAGATGCACCGTGTCTAATTGAAAACTGCTTGGACAACACTTCTTTCTCTTTCAATTTTGATAATGCATACAAATACTGCAACTTCTTAGAACATTCACTATCTACGTACCTAGGTACAAGGCAAACTATCTGTTTACTCGATGGAAATCTTTTTAGTTACTTTAGGCCGCGGACGCCTGCAAGGCTGCAATATCAGAAAATATACTATTCGTCGTGCACGGCACCTTTCACTTCTGTTAGCTCTACATTTTATTCTGTGTACTTGCTCGATCTAAAGCGGTCAATGACTTTTCTTCTATTTTCGATTCGATTATCGCTAATATacaaaactagctacttccgcgcggtttcacccgccctgctcggctcctattggtcatagcgtgatgtgttatagcctatagccttcctcgataaatagactatccaacacaaaaataattattcaattcggaccagtagttccggagattagcgcgttcaaacaaacaaacaaacagtcaaacaaacaaactcttcagctttataatattagtatagatgaaaATGTTATGAGTATTTCGCTGATTAAAGCataatgtttgtgtgtgttaatTGTATCAGAGAGCACGGCTACGACAGTATCGACTGCGGCATCGCGCGCGACTCCCCGCCGGAGATCGTGGCCGGCATCGCGGCCGCGCTGAAGCTGGCCGACGTGCTCGTCTGCACCGGCGGCGTCTCCATGGGCGAGAAGGATCTGCTCAAACCTGTACTGCTCAAGGTAATGCTTCTCTTTCATTgcttaacctttcgtctgcgggtatatgagacaataatggaatacacattgtgtctcgcactgatcagtgcttcagcatacgacgggttaatgAATAAGAATCTTCTCTTGAAAGTGCTTCTGTCCACTGAGCTGTTTCTGATAGCGTCTAGCTGCTACCACTGAGTTGTTTCTGATAGCGTCAGTTGTCATTCGAGATTAGGGTCGCTTAAAGGCTTCGCCACTGATGGCTGGTTGCAACTTCCAAATGTTACCTACCTTACCTCATGTTCTTTAAAATATCCACATTTTTTTGTCCCTAGGACTTCAACGCGACCCTGCACTACGGTCGCGTGCGCATGAAGCCGGGCAAGCCGTGCACCTTCGCCACCTGCGAGTTCGAGGGCAAGAAGAAGTACATTTTTGCTTTACCTGGTTAGTCATTTAGTATTAGTTTGTTTGGCTAACTTCAGTGGTATGCTCTTGAGTGAATATAGTAGTGTGCGTGCGATTAAATTTAGAAGGGATCGAACTTTGTCCTGATGCTTCGAATAGGTTAGAAACTAGCATGTTCTTCTTGGTAGAAAGCATTTAGGACATGttgaagaaaaaaattgtattctTCATATTATGCTGTCCACTTGCAATGTCTACATTTCCTTGTATTTTTAGTTTCTATAGGAAATTAGGTAGCTACTCGTCCTAGTCACGGTCACACGTCTGAAAATCTTTAAGTACGAATAAGTACCATTACAGCACCTTGTGTACATCCTCAGGTAACCCAGTATCAGCGTACGTGTGCGCGCTAGTGTTCGTGGTGCGCGCGCTGCGCGTGTGCCTGGGCGTGCGCGCGGACTGGCCGCGTCTGCGCGTGCGACTCGCGCACGCCGCGCAACTCGACCCACGACCCGAGTATGCGCGCGCGGCGCTCGAACTACACGCTGATAAGGACATGCCTTACGCCACTATGCTTGGCAGCCAGGTAACTATACTTATCTATGAGTCTTCATCATTTTCTCCATCCAGTGCTAGTATAGGTCTTTCTAAAAGTAATTACACTACTGAGCGGGCAGAAATGAAAGTGGGATGTTAACCTTTTCATACTACTAATAAATCTTTAACCCACCTGAATATAAATAGAATCGAAACTTTTTACTTGAAAATCACACAGGAAGCGAGCTGCATGTCCGCTAGATATATGGTGGCAAAGATTTACttcttttatactttttactatGATTACCAACAACTTTAATTGAAACAAGCCAAAATATGCCTTAAGATCCTAGCAATAAAGTGTGTATTCCCTAAACAGTGCAGCAGTCGGTTACTGAGTGCGTGCGGAGCTAACGTACTGCTGGAGCTGCCGGCGGCGACGCCCGCGCT from Spodoptera frugiperda isolate SF20-4 chromosome 11, AGI-APGP_CSIRO_Sfru_2.0, whole genome shotgun sequence encodes:
- the LOC118274458 gene encoding gephyrin; protein product: MVKAVAVITISDTCFKDNSKDTSGPALADYVRELFPEANLHTIIIPDEKEIIERELKYFCETNLDLVLTTGGTGLTPRDVTPEATKAIIQREVPGITMAITLASLKKTPMAQLSRAVAGVREKTLIVNFPGSKKAVTECFEVVKPILPHAISLIHNEVAEVSYIHNSMQFNHTCKHSSNVDISKVALRPRESPFPMVEMAEACKMIDDVMSEWTERLEIVTIEEGLGRVVAQTLHAKEPMPPFPASVKDGYACLSIDGAGVRRVRTAVTAGDAPTAPLCAGECARVNTGAALPAGADCVVQVEDTKLVSASEDGQTELEVEILKAPEPQQDVRNVGFDIPMGTVLVDKGQILDSAKIGILAGAGYQNVTVRVPPKVALLSTGNELQEPSEVKLKPAHIRDSNRTMLRVLLKEHGYDSIDCGIARDSPPEIVAGIAAALKLADVLVCTGGVSMGEKDLLKPVLLKDFNATLHYGRVRMKPGKPCTFATCEFEGKKKYIFALPGNPVSAYVCALVFVVRALRVCLGVRADWPRLRVRLAHAAQLDPRPEYARAALELHADKDMPYATMLGSQCSSRLLSACGANVLLELPAATPALQRLPAGAVVPALVTGRLDVYS